One genomic region from Polyangiaceae bacterium encodes:
- a CDS encoding CehA/McbA family metallohydrolase, translating to MRVRARVARVNAVRIAQWAPWFGLAPVCVAVWVACQPGTPPRTSGASPSPVSTVRLAGFELGVAPSPAGELQAGYRLRPAREQHGVYLMPLLERDRHQARLARFHTDGGKDHLSFIQRSGDCELTSDARLDASAPAYLDLSLRVLCTKPGTLRLGWRVDWPGRRSFVPGLGFATQGHTVAPWVGRQTRGGAFVLASKHPSEIELVAEHVGHLGALSWGAETRLAQGKVHEERHRLFLGSDSLAEAARLGWEFAGEALGAVSGTLKPPPKWAVLEARNDANQLVISSRAHADGSWQLSLPPGNYKIRSKSPGGADELQTRVSAGGESTLNLVPPAPGQLELWALGEDGKPLPARWILRGMGETPDPVLNPQSELNAWMLFTLHGSEKIALAPGEYEVTATHGPEYGLFQQVVSVKADQGAVVRATLRRQLDVSGWVASDFHLHQAPSFDSEVSLEDRLTSLLSDGIRFAAATDHNVVTDYAPALAALAPEADLGTTKGVEITTRGWGHFNAFPYGISEAPTVKDRKPEEIFGQVRRDQPGAVLQVNHPRMGDIGYFNQAKLDLKTGDAAAGFSYDFDTIEVFNGFDLGNPGAVQQCLDSWYGLLQNGWRFTAVGNSDSHRLVGEYAGYPRTYVKVPTGTPVTETSIAEGLRGGHAWVSNGPALDVRLNGAGPGDTANLSDGNRLQVRVATADFVGVNRVQLVINGAVVFEQRFPEDLRGGQRELEFPLELIEDSWVVVLVRGDQALESILPRIDAKPLAFSNPIFVDVDGDGRFRARNASVREHREHASPGGTSLEQ from the coding sequence GTGCGGGTTCGTGCAAGAGTAGCGCGGGTGAACGCGGTGCGCATCGCCCAGTGGGCTCCCTGGTTCGGCCTTGCGCCGGTCTGCGTCGCTGTTTGGGTGGCATGTCAGCCCGGCACTCCGCCGCGCACGTCGGGAGCCAGCCCTTCGCCCGTCTCAACGGTCAGGCTGGCAGGCTTCGAGCTAGGAGTCGCGCCGAGCCCGGCGGGGGAGTTGCAAGCTGGCTACCGACTACGCCCTGCTCGAGAGCAGCACGGAGTCTATCTAATGCCGCTGCTCGAGCGCGACCGGCATCAGGCGCGACTTGCACGTTTCCACACGGATGGCGGCAAAGATCACCTCAGCTTCATCCAGCGCTCCGGAGACTGCGAGCTGACGAGTGACGCAAGGCTCGACGCTTCCGCTCCAGCCTACTTGGACCTGAGCTTGCGCGTGCTTTGCACGAAACCCGGCACGCTGCGGCTCGGGTGGCGTGTCGACTGGCCCGGTCGACGAAGCTTCGTCCCCGGTCTGGGTTTCGCCACGCAAGGACACACGGTCGCGCCCTGGGTGGGTCGTCAGACACGGGGTGGCGCCTTCGTGCTCGCAAGCAAGCATCCCTCCGAGATCGAGCTTGTCGCGGAACACGTCGGTCACCTGGGGGCGCTGAGTTGGGGCGCCGAGACTCGACTGGCGCAAGGCAAGGTGCATGAAGAACGCCATCGCTTGTTCCTCGGTTCGGACTCCCTGGCGGAAGCGGCACGCCTGGGGTGGGAGTTCGCTGGCGAGGCCCTGGGCGCTGTCAGCGGAACGCTGAAACCACCGCCGAAGTGGGCAGTGCTCGAAGCTCGGAACGACGCCAATCAGCTGGTCATATCCTCCCGAGCCCACGCGGACGGGAGCTGGCAGCTTTCGCTTCCTCCCGGTAACTACAAGATTCGCAGCAAGTCTCCGGGTGGCGCCGATGAGCTGCAGACCAGAGTCAGCGCGGGCGGTGAGAGCACGCTGAACCTAGTGCCACCAGCTCCCGGTCAGCTCGAGCTGTGGGCGCTGGGGGAGGACGGCAAGCCGCTGCCGGCGCGCTGGATTTTGCGTGGAATGGGCGAGACACCCGATCCTGTGCTGAATCCTCAGTCGGAGCTGAACGCGTGGATGCTATTCACGCTGCACGGGAGCGAGAAGATCGCGCTCGCTCCTGGAGAGTACGAAGTCACGGCGACACATGGCCCTGAGTACGGGCTATTCCAACAAGTCGTCAGCGTGAAGGCCGACCAGGGAGCGGTGGTCCGTGCCACGCTCCGTCGCCAGCTCGACGTGAGCGGCTGGGTGGCGTCGGATTTTCATCTACACCAAGCGCCCAGCTTCGACTCTGAAGTCAGTTTGGAGGATCGGCTCACCTCGCTACTGTCCGACGGAATTCGCTTTGCTGCCGCAACCGACCACAACGTCGTGACTGACTACGCTCCGGCGCTTGCAGCGCTCGCGCCTGAAGCCGATCTTGGAACCACGAAGGGTGTCGAGATCACCACACGGGGCTGGGGCCACTTCAACGCGTTTCCCTACGGTATATCTGAAGCGCCGACCGTCAAAGATCGCAAGCCGGAGGAGATCTTCGGTCAGGTTCGCCGAGACCAGCCCGGTGCTGTTCTGCAGGTCAACCACCCGCGCATGGGCGACATCGGCTACTTCAATCAGGCCAAGCTAGACCTGAAAACGGGCGACGCGGCAGCTGGCTTCAGCTACGACTTCGACACCATCGAGGTCTTCAATGGCTTTGACCTCGGGAACCCGGGCGCGGTTCAGCAATGCCTGGATAGCTGGTACGGCCTGCTCCAGAACGGCTGGCGATTCACCGCCGTTGGAAACTCGGACTCCCACAGGCTCGTGGGTGAGTATGCCGGGTACCCGAGGACCTATGTGAAGGTCCCGACAGGTACTCCCGTGACGGAGACGAGCATCGCTGAAGGTCTTCGTGGCGGTCACGCCTGGGTGAGCAATGGTCCCGCCCTGGATGTGCGCCTGAACGGCGCTGGCCCCGGTGATACAGCCAACCTGAGCGATGGGAATCGGCTCCAGGTGCGCGTGGCGACGGCGGACTTCGTGGGGGTGAATCGAGTTCAGCTGGTCATCAATGGCGCGGTGGTATTCGAGCAGCGCTTCCCCGAGGATCTACGTGGAGGGCAGCGCGAGCTGGAGTTTCCTCTGGAGCTCATCGAGGACTCGTGGGTGGTGGTGCTGGTGCGAGGCGATCAAGCGCTCGAGAGTATCTTGCCCAGAATCGACGCGAAGCCGTTGGCCTTCAGTAACCCCATCTTCGTCGACGTCGACGGCGACGGAAGGTTCCGCGCTCGCAACGCATCGGTGCGCGAGCACCGGGAACATGCGTCACCCGGCGGCACATCTCTCGAGCAGTAG
- a CDS encoding NAD(P)/FAD-dependent oxidoreductase, with product MKNLVILGAGTAGTMLGNKLAQRLGAEWNIHLVDRDDLHVYQPGLLFIPFRSYRREEIIRPRKRFVQSRVHLNLSGIGALDVERRQVKLGDGTSLSYDILVVATGAKLSPESTEGLTGSGWRESAFDFYSLEGALALADKLDGFEEGRVLINVVDMPIKCPVAPLEFAFLADAYFKQKNVRDAVELHFVTPLDGAFTKPRASALLGGMLQERQIHLETSFATSSVDGAKRELHSYDGRKLDYDLLVSIPLHNGSDVMLQSGLADESGFVKTDKHTLASRVAPGVFAIGDATDLPTSKAGSVAHFQAEVLLENILRDIRGQSPLPDFDGHANCFIETGSGRGILIDFNYETEPLPGKFPLPGVGPFDLLRESRVNHWGKLGFKWVYWNLLLAGEELPLDHRMLMAGKWS from the coding sequence ATGAAGAACCTCGTGATCCTAGGCGCAGGTACAGCCGGCACAATGCTCGGCAACAAACTCGCCCAGCGTCTCGGTGCGGAGTGGAACATCCACTTGGTCGACCGCGACGACCTGCACGTCTACCAACCAGGGCTGCTGTTCATTCCGTTCCGGAGCTATCGCCGGGAGGAAATCATTCGTCCACGGAAGCGCTTCGTGCAGTCCAGAGTGCACCTCAACCTGAGCGGGATCGGGGCACTGGACGTCGAACGCAGGCAGGTGAAGCTAGGCGACGGGACCAGCCTCTCGTACGACATCCTGGTCGTCGCGACCGGCGCCAAGTTGAGTCCCGAGTCAACGGAAGGACTCACCGGGTCCGGCTGGCGTGAGAGCGCGTTTGACTTCTACTCTCTGGAAGGCGCCCTGGCCCTGGCGGACAAGCTCGATGGCTTCGAAGAAGGCCGCGTGCTCATCAACGTCGTGGACATGCCAATCAAGTGTCCGGTCGCGCCCCTCGAGTTCGCCTTTCTGGCGGACGCCTACTTCAAACAGAAGAACGTACGTGACGCAGTCGAGCTGCACTTCGTCACGCCTTTGGACGGCGCGTTCACCAAACCGCGGGCATCGGCGCTGTTGGGCGGCATGCTGCAAGAACGGCAAATCCACCTTGAAACTAGCTTCGCTACTTCATCGGTCGATGGGGCGAAGCGCGAGCTACACAGCTACGACGGGCGCAAGCTCGACTACGACTTGTTGGTGAGCATCCCGCTGCACAATGGCAGCGATGTCATGCTCCAGTCAGGGCTCGCGGACGAGAGCGGCTTTGTCAAGACGGACAAGCACACGTTGGCATCACGAGTGGCACCCGGGGTGTTTGCAATCGGTGACGCGACGGATCTGCCGACATCCAAAGCGGGCAGCGTCGCGCATTTCCAGGCGGAAGTTCTGCTCGAGAACATCTTGCGGGACATCCGCGGTCAGTCTCCGCTGCCCGACTTCGATGGTCACGCCAACTGCTTCATCGAGACCGGAAGTGGCAGAGGGATCTTGATCGACTTCAACTACGAAACGGAACCACTGCCAGGCAAGTTCCCGTTGCCTGGGGTTGGGCCCTTCGATTTGCTGCGCGAGAGCCGGGTCAATCACTGGGGCAAGCTGGGTTTCAAATGGGTCTACTGGAACCTGCTGCTCGCGGGTGAAGAGCTACCCTTGGACCACCGCATGCTGATGGCAGGGAAGTGGAGCTGA
- a CDS encoding TusE/DsrC/DsvC family sulfur relay protein, producing the protein MQNISAQLEQINLRLSTLSHQMQVLADRQRERDELLEEMKPILKEVMKGGTERLADLEERGYFTFAREGLRALDRVVQAYSEDDVRALGDNIVRIMDTVRNLTQPEVLEILNDASDVVQQSEQLEPTGVFGMMRASRDDDVRQGMAVLLGVLRQVGRGVKRLSDAENNERRPKPTRASAPARPAAEVRAAPKSAERAPVPPVVAPRTMQIDGVAFDSNGFLADPNQWTPELATAIASAEGLTELSERHWQAINWARNDFLSQGQSPNIRRITMGSGVPTKELYALFPRAPGMTVARVAGIPKPVGCI; encoded by the coding sequence ATGCAGAACATCTCGGCACAACTCGAACAGATCAACCTTCGGCTCAGCACTCTGAGTCATCAGATGCAGGTGCTCGCTGACCGTCAGCGTGAGCGCGACGAGCTGCTAGAGGAGATGAAGCCCATTCTCAAAGAGGTCATGAAAGGCGGAACCGAACGCCTCGCGGACCTGGAGGAACGGGGCTACTTCACCTTCGCAAGGGAGGGACTGCGCGCTCTTGACCGCGTCGTTCAGGCCTACTCCGAAGACGACGTGCGAGCCCTTGGCGACAACATCGTCCGCATCATGGATACCGTGAGGAACCTCACTCAACCAGAAGTGCTGGAGATCCTCAACGACGCTAGCGACGTGGTGCAGCAATCAGAGCAGCTTGAGCCAACCGGGGTGTTCGGGATGATGCGCGCGAGTCGCGACGACGACGTGCGCCAAGGCATGGCCGTCCTACTCGGGGTGCTCCGGCAGGTCGGCCGCGGAGTGAAACGGCTTTCTGACGCGGAAAACAACGAACGACGTCCCAAGCCGACTCGCGCGAGCGCTCCAGCTAGGCCCGCCGCGGAAGTGCGAGCAGCACCCAAGTCGGCGGAGCGAGCGCCGGTTCCACCGGTCGTTGCCCCGCGAACAATGCAGATCGACGGCGTCGCCTTCGACAGCAATGGTTTCCTAGCGGATCCAAATCAGTGGACACCAGAGCTGGCGACAGCAATCGCAAGCGCTGAGGGCCTCACGGAGCTGAGCGAGCGCCACTGGCAAGCCATCAACTGGGCGCGCAATGACTTCCTCAGCCAGGGTCAGTCGCCGAACATCAGGCGGATCACCATGGGCTCCGGTGTTCCGACCAAGGAACTCTATGCGCTATTCCCCAGGGCACCAGGCATGACGGTCGCCCGTGTCGCTGGCATTCCGAAACCCGTCGGCTGCATCTGA
- a CDS encoding DsrE/DsrF/DrsH-like family protein, protein MPYPQEDRKIALICAKGGLDEAYPALILANAARASGIEATIFFTFYGLDVVTEKKVDHLHVNMTGNPSSPMPTMVAGLPGMERLAANMMKKKMDELELPGAREMLEMLSDAGCRLYACELAMKMFQLQRDDLIPQVEDVITATDFYEKTVGAQIVFI, encoded by the coding sequence ATGCCCTACCCGCAAGAAGACAGAAAAATCGCGCTGATTTGCGCCAAGGGCGGGCTCGACGAAGCCTACCCAGCCCTCATCCTGGCAAACGCCGCCCGCGCGTCGGGTATCGAGGCGACTATCTTCTTCACGTTCTATGGTTTGGACGTGGTGACAGAGAAGAAGGTCGATCACCTGCACGTCAACATGACCGGCAATCCATCGAGCCCGATGCCCACCATGGTCGCAGGTCTTCCGGGCATGGAGCGCCTAGCCGCGAACATGATGAAGAAGAAGATGGACGAGCTCGAGCTACCCGGCGCTCGCGAGATGCTCGAGATGCTGAGCGACGCCGGTTGTCGGCTGTACGCCTGTGAACTGGCGATGAAGATGTTTCAGCTCCAGCGCGACGACTTGATCCCTCAAGTCGAAGACGTGATCACAGCCACGGACTTCTACGAGAAGACGGTCGGCGCGCAGATCGTCTTCATCTAG
- a CDS encoding NAD(P)-dependent oxidoreductase codes for MAHIAFIGTGLIGGGLIAAAAERGETLRVFNRTRSKAEALAGPQVSVSDSVQAAVDGATRVHVVMSDDSAVDACLEPALEALRGKLLIDHTTASPAGTAKRAARLAELGVRYLHAPVFMSPAMCRQAGGMMLAAGPQATFTAAEPALKQMTGKVLYLGERADLAAAYKLFGNAMIIGITGALADVLTMAQQLGIEPTEAQQLFTHFNPVGTLTYRGANMAAGKYDPSFELTMARKDVRLMQETAGDATLCVLPGIAERMESLIQAGHGALDLAALSIEAVPPKA; via the coding sequence ATGGCGCACATCGCATTCATTGGTACCGGGTTGATTGGTGGTGGCTTGATTGCCGCGGCGGCCGAACGAGGCGAGACGCTTCGCGTCTTCAATCGCACTCGCTCGAAGGCGGAGGCCCTCGCCGGCCCGCAGGTGAGCGTGAGCGATAGCGTCCAGGCTGCTGTCGACGGGGCCACTCGAGTGCATGTGGTGATGAGCGACGACTCGGCGGTGGACGCTTGCCTCGAGCCCGCACTGGAGGCGCTACGGGGCAAGCTGCTGATTGACCATACGACCGCGTCACCCGCGGGTACGGCAAAGCGCGCGGCCCGCTTGGCGGAGCTGGGCGTTCGCTACCTTCACGCGCCGGTGTTCATGTCGCCCGCCATGTGCCGTCAGGCGGGAGGCATGATGCTCGCTGCGGGGCCGCAAGCTACGTTCACCGCGGCGGAACCCGCCTTGAAGCAGATGACAGGCAAGGTGTTGTACCTGGGGGAGCGGGCAGACCTCGCTGCCGCTTACAAGCTCTTCGGAAATGCGATGATCATCGGGATCACGGGTGCGCTCGCAGACGTGCTCACCATGGCCCAGCAGCTGGGGATCGAGCCGACGGAGGCCCAGCAGCTGTTCACCCATTTCAATCCGGTGGGCACGCTCACCTACCGAGGCGCCAACATGGCGGCGGGCAAGTACGACCCGAGCTTCGAGCTGACCATGGCGCGCAAGGATGTACGGCTGATGCAAGAGACAGCCGGGGACGCCACGCTCTGCGTGTTGCCAGGCATTGCTGAGCGTATGGAGTCGCTGATCCAGGCTGGGCACGGCGCGCTGGACTTGGCTGCGTTGAGCATCGAAGCCGTTCCGCCGAAGGCTTGA
- a CDS encoding class II glutamine amidotransferase: MSQLLGMSFDGVASPSIRLSGWARHDAAVQPSGWGFAWYPAGDYAAAVIKDPIATGETAMTELLRDWDRFRAATFLCHLRGAAKRVAQEDTLPFSRSFGGRDWVFAHTGDFDPVKLAALELPAVFAPVGHTNSERVFCWLLNRVDQLGARRLADVGWEKLHELLSELNGFGTANLLLSDGEDLIAYRDARGFGELSAGRRVPPSVGQASWSNRFLELGLEPGEGANRSLVLVATTPLEGLDFVGLTPGTTLVSRRGAVIWSSDPQLVGWVNGNAPPPALAAQGVMSAPPGPSLAPTAPSRVLWVRHETIYRYASPVERSTHVFRLEPVHDSRQRLLEYDLEIFPQGKFRRYEDVFGNVVVGVDFEHPYSELRLVSKAKIELAREPDLWAPSRRASIPLVWMPWQRQMMVPYLLPAELPEVQLRELSEFAMSFAERQDYDLDETLRDMNQTIYRDFRYASGSTTLATTPWDVYRSRQGVCQDFANLFICLARLLNIPARYRVGYIYTGGDYENKQQSDASHAWAELYLPYVGWRGFDPTNGCIANLDHIRVACGRNYQDATPTSGTLLRGGGGESLTVGVQVDAEQLQMQFMSTQSGMQSQGM; the protein is encoded by the coding sequence ATGAGTCAGCTGCTCGGCATGAGTTTCGACGGCGTCGCGTCGCCTTCCATCCGCCTCAGCGGTTGGGCCCGCCACGATGCAGCGGTGCAGCCCTCGGGGTGGGGTTTCGCTTGGTACCCAGCGGGGGACTACGCCGCTGCGGTGATCAAGGACCCGATCGCAACCGGGGAGACCGCGATGACGGAGCTGCTGCGGGACTGGGATCGCTTTCGCGCGGCGACGTTTCTGTGTCACTTGCGCGGTGCGGCGAAGCGGGTGGCTCAGGAGGACACGCTGCCCTTCAGCAGGAGCTTTGGCGGACGTGACTGGGTCTTCGCCCACACCGGAGACTTCGATCCGGTGAAGCTCGCTGCGCTCGAGCTTCCAGCGGTGTTCGCACCCGTCGGACACACGAACTCCGAGCGAGTCTTTTGTTGGCTCCTCAATCGAGTCGATCAGCTCGGCGCGCGTCGTCTCGCGGACGTGGGTTGGGAAAAGCTCCACGAGCTCTTGAGCGAACTCAACGGCTTCGGAACAGCGAACCTGCTGCTCAGCGATGGTGAAGACTTGATCGCCTACCGCGATGCTCGGGGCTTTGGCGAGTTGAGCGCGGGGCGTCGAGTGCCCCCGAGCGTGGGTCAAGCTTCGTGGAGCAATCGCTTCCTGGAGCTCGGTCTCGAGCCGGGGGAGGGGGCGAACCGCAGCTTGGTGTTGGTCGCAACCACGCCCCTCGAAGGGCTGGACTTCGTGGGCCTGACGCCGGGCACCACCTTGGTTTCCCGACGGGGCGCGGTGATTTGGTCGAGTGATCCTCAGCTGGTTGGCTGGGTGAACGGAAACGCGCCGCCCCCCGCCCTCGCAGCCCAAGGAGTGATGAGCGCACCTCCCGGGCCCAGCTTGGCGCCAACCGCTCCCTCGCGGGTCCTCTGGGTGCGTCACGAAACGATCTATCGCTATGCGTCGCCTGTCGAACGCTCCACTCACGTCTTTCGCCTCGAGCCGGTGCACGACTCGCGCCAGAGGCTCCTGGAGTACGACTTGGAAATATTTCCCCAGGGAAAATTTCGTCGCTACGAAGATGTGTTTGGAAACGTGGTCGTTGGAGTGGACTTCGAGCATCCTTACTCCGAGCTCCGACTCGTCTCGAAGGCGAAGATCGAGCTCGCGCGTGAGCCCGATCTGTGGGCCCCTTCGCGCCGTGCGTCCATTCCGCTGGTTTGGATGCCGTGGCAGCGCCAGATGATGGTGCCCTATCTGCTGCCTGCGGAGCTGCCCGAGGTGCAGCTGCGAGAGCTATCAGAGTTCGCGATGAGCTTTGCCGAGCGTCAGGACTACGACCTGGACGAGACGCTGCGGGACATGAACCAGACCATCTATCGCGACTTTCGCTACGCGTCGGGTTCGACGACGTTGGCCACCACGCCCTGGGACGTCTACCGATCCCGACAAGGAGTGTGCCAGGATTTCGCGAACCTCTTCATCTGCCTGGCCCGGCTGCTGAACATCCCGGCCCGTTACCGTGTGGGATACATCTATACAGGCGGCGACTACGAGAACAAGCAGCAGTCCGACGCTTCTCACGCCTGGGCGGAGCTGTATTTGCCGTACGTAGGCTGGCGCGGCTTCGACCCGACCAACGGTTGCATCGCGAACCTGGACCACATCCGGGTTGCGTGTGGGCGTAATTATCAGGACGCCACCCCCACTTCCGGCACTTTGCTGCGGGGGGGGGGAGGGGAGAGCCTGACCGTCGGTGTACAAGTCGACGCGGAGCAGTTGCAGATGCAGTTCATGAGTACGCAATCAGGCATGCAGTCGCAGGGGATGTAG
- a CDS encoding transglutaminase family protein, with amino-acid sequence MRVLLRHQTKYQYGSPVALGPHIVRLRPAAHTRATVESYNLRLEPEPGVRWQQDPWGNRIARLSFLKEQRIEQLEIDVDLALDIRPVNPFDFFVDDRCENLPFAYPDGLAEELAPFLASPRGNLLDAFVKEQPAEGNFIDWLVALNMRVAQRVQYLIRMDPGLQTSEETLTKNSGSCRDSAQLLVDVLRANGLAARFVSGYLIQLADEGNIPDLAKGVSSDVADLHAWAEVYVPGGGWIGLDGTSGLLCGEGHIPLACTVNPELAAPVTGTAEQEARGFEHHMEVIRLGHEPRPRKPYTDEQWDQLTATGASVDEALRAQGIDLTTGGEPTFTSRLHPKLPEWNTEALGETKWQQGLVMAKELHKRFGVGGLVQYRMGKQYPGESLPRWALHLMWRRDGEAIWQNPERLSFEGGSKDRISDEQLGRAARLLALIGSHLDLQMTPMAGFEDPWHFIQQEENLPLDVDPLKADLDDPEERRRLARVLGHGLKREVGFAAPLARFNGAWRTGSWSFRRGHLFLIPGDSPMGLRLPLDRIGGEPPPIVDPDRTEVTRDRQLEPRPLLRDAHVGERHIGAEQRIGDPRTGIRTAVCVEPRENVMHVFLPPVPTCEDFLELVRAVELAAAECDVRVRVEGYPPPSDPRIESCLVTPDPGVIEVNLPVARSFAEYGAFMDTITEAANHSGLCMEKYQLDGREAGSGGGNHITLGGPSALESPFLKQPQLLASLLRYLQNHPSLSFLFTGLFVGPTSQAPRLDEARLDSLHELEMALEQMPLSASEFPWTVDRLLRNLLVDVSGNPHRTEVSIDKLFDPGGPAGRQGLVEFRAFEMPPHERMAAAQALLMRSLIARFGQAPYREKLVPWGTAIHDRFMLPHFIWNDFRDICFDLARHGIAMDPEWYRPFLDFRCPSVGRLQLGDTVLELRTALEPWPTLGEQPAGSVVARYVDSSLERVEVKLQGLVEGRHVVAVNGIELPLFPSGTVGEGVAGVRFRAWQPPNCLQPNIPVHHPLRFDVIDTWGRRSLGACQYHVWHPQGRAYDTPPLTAFEAAARRAQRFTTEGHLPYPTALRHLTPRPEHPLTLDLRWSAVSDR; translated from the coding sequence ATGCGAGTTTTGCTGCGTCATCAAACCAAGTACCAGTACGGAAGTCCCGTTGCGCTAGGGCCCCACATCGTGCGGCTGCGGCCGGCAGCCCACACCCGGGCCACGGTCGAGAGCTACAACCTGCGCCTCGAGCCCGAACCAGGGGTGCGCTGGCAACAGGACCCGTGGGGCAATCGCATCGCGCGGCTCTCGTTTTTGAAGGAGCAGCGCATCGAGCAGCTGGAGATCGACGTCGATCTCGCTCTGGATATCCGCCCGGTCAATCCGTTCGATTTCTTCGTCGACGATCGCTGTGAGAACCTGCCCTTTGCGTACCCAGATGGTTTGGCAGAGGAGCTCGCACCGTTCCTAGCTTCTCCGCGCGGAAATCTGTTGGACGCCTTCGTCAAGGAGCAACCCGCCGAGGGCAACTTCATCGACTGGTTGGTCGCGCTCAACATGCGGGTTGCCCAGCGCGTGCAGTACCTGATCCGCATGGATCCAGGCTTGCAGACCTCTGAGGAGACGCTCACCAAGAACTCCGGGAGCTGCCGGGATAGCGCCCAGCTCTTGGTCGATGTGTTGCGCGCCAACGGACTCGCAGCGCGCTTCGTCAGCGGCTACCTGATCCAGCTGGCGGATGAAGGCAACATCCCGGATCTCGCGAAGGGGGTGAGCAGCGACGTCGCGGATCTGCATGCGTGGGCCGAGGTGTATGTCCCCGGCGGTGGATGGATTGGCCTGGACGGCACCAGTGGTTTGTTGTGCGGCGAAGGTCACATCCCATTGGCCTGCACCGTAAACCCCGAGCTCGCCGCTCCAGTCACCGGCACCGCAGAGCAAGAGGCGCGCGGCTTCGAACACCACATGGAGGTGATTCGGCTTGGCCACGAACCACGCCCGCGCAAGCCGTACACCGACGAGCAGTGGGACCAGCTGACCGCCACCGGCGCGAGCGTCGACGAGGCGCTGCGCGCCCAAGGCATCGATTTGACCACGGGCGGCGAGCCCACGTTCACTTCACGGCTCCACCCGAAGCTTCCCGAGTGGAATACCGAAGCGCTCGGAGAGACCAAATGGCAGCAGGGCTTGGTGATGGCCAAGGAGCTCCACAAGCGCTTCGGTGTGGGAGGCTTGGTACAGTACCGCATGGGGAAGCAGTACCCCGGGGAATCGCTTCCCCGCTGGGCGCTACACCTCATGTGGCGTCGAGACGGCGAGGCGATTTGGCAGAACCCGGAGCGACTGTCGTTCGAGGGCGGTAGCAAAGATCGCATCAGCGATGAGCAGCTCGGCCGCGCCGCCCGTCTGCTCGCGTTGATCGGCTCTCACTTGGATTTGCAGATGACTCCGATGGCGGGGTTTGAAGATCCTTGGCACTTCATTCAACAAGAAGAGAACCTGCCTCTCGACGTCGATCCGCTGAAGGCAGACCTCGACGACCCTGAAGAGCGCAGACGTTTGGCGCGGGTGCTGGGGCACGGCCTCAAGCGCGAGGTAGGCTTCGCCGCACCGCTCGCTCGCTTCAACGGTGCTTGGCGCACGGGGAGCTGGAGCTTCCGCCGCGGCCACCTATTCCTGATCCCGGGTGACAGCCCCATGGGACTCCGGCTTCCGCTGGATCGCATCGGCGGCGAGCCGCCCCCCATCGTCGATCCAGACCGCACCGAAGTGACGCGGGACAGACAGCTAGAGCCTCGCCCGCTGCTCCGCGATGCACACGTGGGAGAGCGCCATATCGGCGCCGAACAACGCATCGGCGATCCGCGCACCGGGATCCGCACGGCAGTCTGTGTCGAGCCGCGCGAGAACGTGATGCACGTCTTCCTGCCGCCGGTGCCGACCTGCGAAGACTTCCTCGAGCTGGTGCGGGCTGTAGAGCTCGCGGCGGCGGAGTGCGATGTCAGGGTGCGAGTCGAGGGCTATCCGCCGCCAAGTGATCCTCGCATCGAGTCTTGTCTGGTCACGCCGGACCCGGGCGTCATCGAAGTGAACCTCCCTGTCGCGAGGAGCTTCGCCGAATACGGCGCGTTCATGGACACCATCACGGAAGCCGCAAACCACTCGGGGCTGTGCATGGAGAAGTACCAGCTCGATGGGCGTGAAGCGGGGAGCGGCGGCGGCAATCACATCACCCTGGGCGGTCCAAGCGCCCTGGAGAGCCCCTTCCTGAAGCAACCGCAGCTGCTCGCGAGCCTGTTGCGCTACCTGCAGAACCACCCTTCGTTGTCGTTCCTGTTCACGGGGCTCTTCGTCGGACCCACCTCCCAAGCACCCCGCCTAGACGAAGCCCGGCTCGATTCGCTGCACGAACTCGAGATGGCCCTGGAACAGATGCCGCTATCTGCGTCGGAGTTCCCCTGGACCGTGGACCGCCTGTTGCGCAACCTGCTGGTCGACGTCAGCGGAAACCCGCACAGGACCGAGGTTTCGATCGACAAGCTATTCGATCCAGGCGGTCCCGCCGGGCGCCAAGGCTTGGTCGAGTTCCGGGCATTCGAAATGCCGCCTCACGAGCGCATGGCTGCTGCGCAGGCGCTCCTGATGCGGTCGCTGATTGCGCGCTTTGGCCAGGCTCCCTACCGCGAAAAATTGGTTCCGTGGGGCACGGCTATTCACGACCGCTTCATGTTGCCCCATTTCATCTGGAACGACTTCCGTGACATCTGCTTCGATCTCGCACGCCACGGCATCGCGATGGATCCCGAGTGGTACCGCCCGTTCCTGGACTTCCGCTGCCCGAGCGTCGGCCGCTTGCAGCTGGGAGACACGGTGCTCGAGCTACGCACGGCGCTCGAGCCATGGCCAACACTCGGCGAACAGCCGGCAGGATCGGTGGTCGCTCGCTACGTGGACTCCTCGCTCGAGCGTGTGGAGGTCAAGCTGCAGGGGCTAGTCGAAGGTCGCCACGTGGTCGCGGTGAACGGCATCGAGCTCCCGTTGTTTCCGAGCGGTACCGTTGGCGAGGGTGTGGCTGGGGTGAGATTCCGCGCATGGCAGCCTCCGAACTGCCTGCAACCGAACATCCCGGTACACCATCCTCTGCGCTTCGACGTGATCGACACTTGGGGTCGGCGCTCCCTCGGCGCGTGCCAGTACCACGTGTGGCATCCTCAGGGACGCGCCTACGACACACCGCCACTCACCGCGTTCGAGGCGGCGGCGCGCCGAGCGCAACGTTTCACGACCGAGGGTCACCTGCCGTACCCGACGGCACTGCGTCATCTCACGCCTCGTCCGGAGCACCCGCTCACCCTGGACTTGCGCTGGTCCGCCGTGTCCGACCGCTAG